Proteins from one Primulina huaijiensis isolate GDHJ02 chromosome 18, ASM1229523v2, whole genome shotgun sequence genomic window:
- the LOC140965278 gene encoding putative zinc finger protein At1g68190 isoform X1 translates to MEKVCEFCKSLRPIVYCKADSAHLCLSCDAKVHSANALSYRHPRTLVCESCRNRAARVRCVDHQMFMCQSCDSGSHRVSSRHRKKVIRSYVGCPSAKDLAVLWGFDLNQLESKLGDKDEYQSVYSSSISIDSGVVATSNVRKVSFEEGSNIRGKMVLKDENRQQTTCSILQQIVDLERKLAKGSDDSCLVHVKDRMDGLSFEYDGNRKVHKTLGNHAEDHLGWHTDHQNMANLVEETTEEPFLMSFSQLDQLTSTESPIHGESFWQCKTDAHNSEIWLQNMQDLGVCDEMRCFDDVNIPDVDLTFRNFEEIFGNDQQEIAGTQVGAKSTDCYISKEHSATSKFNSSCASTTKQDASRPSSSSYLMQQSYDVTTDFDFSDKVHRYPTSKYSQHPTKLSYSTSFSVSRTTSESTDSESKDDEIAPRFPEPKLSNGSFDSDNTRLDGKENVIMRYKEKKILRHEKQGHYKSQKTKADGKISGKKVDT, encoded by the exons ATGGAAAAGGTTTGTGAGTTTTGTAAGTCATTAAGGCCAATTGTGTACTGCAAGGCAGATTCAGCACATCTTTGCCTCTCTTGTGATGCCAAGGTTCACTCGGCCAATGCTCTTTCATATCGGCATCCCCGAACTCTCGTGTGCGAGTCATGCAGAAATCGAGCAGCGCGTGTTCGGTGTGTTGACCATCAGATGTTCATGTGCCAAAGTTGTGATTCTGGCAGTCATCGTGTTTCTTCACGGCACAGGAAAAAAGTGATTAGAAGTTATGTGGGGTGCCCTTCAGCCAAAGATTTAGCCGTTCTCTGGGGTTTCGATTTGAATCAGTTGGAGAGTAAGTTAGGGGATAAAGATGAGTACCAGTCGGTTTATTCATCATCAATTAGCATTGATTCGGGCGTTGTTGCCACTTCAAATGTTCGAAAAGTGTCGTTTGAAGAGGGATCAAATATTCGTGGAAAAATG GTACTTAAAGACGAAAATAGGCAACAAACTACGTGCTCGATTCTGCAACAAATCGTGGATTTAGAGAGGAAGCTTGCCAAGGGCAGCGATGATTCATGCTTAGTACATGTCAAAGATAGAATGGATGGATTATCATTCGAATATGATGGGAATCGGAAAGTGCATAAAACTCTGGGTAATCATGCCGAGGATCACCTTGGTTGGCATACCGACCATCAGAATATGGCGAATCTTGTCGAAGAAACGACGGAGGAGCCCTTTCTGATGTCCTTTTCACAGTTGGATCAATTGACAAGTACTGAAAGTCCCATTCAcggagagtcattttggcaatGCAAAACTGATGCTCATAATAGCGAG ATTTGGCTTCAAAACATGCAAGACCTCGGAGTTTGTGATGAAATGCGATGTTTTGACGATGTCAACATACCTGATGTTGATTTGACATTCCGGAACTTTGAAGAAATATTTGGAAATGATCAGCAAGAGATAGCTGGAACACAAGTTGGCGCCAAAAGCACAGATTGCTACATATCTAAGGAACATTCAGCAACTAGTAAATTTAATAGTAGCTGTGCAAGCACGACCAAG CAGGATGCATCAAGGCCTTCTTCCTCTTCATACCTTATGCAGCAATCCTATGATGTCACCacagattttgatttttctgacAAAGTTCATCGCTATCCGACGAGTAAATATAGTCAGCATCCAACTAAACTATCTTACTCAACATCGTTCTCTGTCTCAAGAACGACTAGTGAAAGCACTGATTCTGAAAGCAAGGACGATGAAATAGCTCCAAGGTTTCCTGAACCGAAACTTTCAAATGGCTCATTTGATTCAGACAACACGCGGTTGGATGGTAAAGAAAATGTCATCATGAGATACAAggagaagaagattttgag GCATGAAAAACAAGGTCACTACAAATCCCAAAAAACTAAAGCTGATGGCAAGATTTCTGGGAAAAAAGTCGATACCTGA
- the LOC140965278 gene encoding putative zinc finger protein At1g68190 isoform X2 → MEKVCEFCKSLRPIVYCKADSAHLCLSCDAKVHSANALSYRHPRTLVCESCRNRAARVRCVDHQMFMCQSCDSGSHRVSSRHRKKVIRSYVGCPSAKDLAVLWGFDLNQLESKLGDKDEYQSVYSSSISIDSGVVATSNVRKVSFEEGSNIRGKMVLKDENRQQTTCSILQQIVDLERKLAKGSDDSCLVHVKDRMDGLSFEYDGNRKVHKTLGNHAEDHLGWHTDHQNMANLVEETTEEPFLMSFSQLDQLTSTESPIHGESFWQCKTDAHNSEIWLQNMQDLGVCDEMRCFDDVNIPDVDLTFRNFEEIFGNDQQEIAGTQVGAKSTDCYISKEHSATSKFNSSCASTTKDASRPSSSSYLMQQSYDVTTDFDFSDKVHRYPTSKYSQHPTKLSYSTSFSVSRTTSESTDSESKDDEIAPRFPEPKLSNGSFDSDNTRLDGKENVIMRYKEKKILRHEKQGHYKSQKTKADGKISGKKVDT, encoded by the exons ATGGAAAAGGTTTGTGAGTTTTGTAAGTCATTAAGGCCAATTGTGTACTGCAAGGCAGATTCAGCACATCTTTGCCTCTCTTGTGATGCCAAGGTTCACTCGGCCAATGCTCTTTCATATCGGCATCCCCGAACTCTCGTGTGCGAGTCATGCAGAAATCGAGCAGCGCGTGTTCGGTGTGTTGACCATCAGATGTTCATGTGCCAAAGTTGTGATTCTGGCAGTCATCGTGTTTCTTCACGGCACAGGAAAAAAGTGATTAGAAGTTATGTGGGGTGCCCTTCAGCCAAAGATTTAGCCGTTCTCTGGGGTTTCGATTTGAATCAGTTGGAGAGTAAGTTAGGGGATAAAGATGAGTACCAGTCGGTTTATTCATCATCAATTAGCATTGATTCGGGCGTTGTTGCCACTTCAAATGTTCGAAAAGTGTCGTTTGAAGAGGGATCAAATATTCGTGGAAAAATG GTACTTAAAGACGAAAATAGGCAACAAACTACGTGCTCGATTCTGCAACAAATCGTGGATTTAGAGAGGAAGCTTGCCAAGGGCAGCGATGATTCATGCTTAGTACATGTCAAAGATAGAATGGATGGATTATCATTCGAATATGATGGGAATCGGAAAGTGCATAAAACTCTGGGTAATCATGCCGAGGATCACCTTGGTTGGCATACCGACCATCAGAATATGGCGAATCTTGTCGAAGAAACGACGGAGGAGCCCTTTCTGATGTCCTTTTCACAGTTGGATCAATTGACAAGTACTGAAAGTCCCATTCAcggagagtcattttggcaatGCAAAACTGATGCTCATAATAGCGAG ATTTGGCTTCAAAACATGCAAGACCTCGGAGTTTGTGATGAAATGCGATGTTTTGACGATGTCAACATACCTGATGTTGATTTGACATTCCGGAACTTTGAAGAAATATTTGGAAATGATCAGCAAGAGATAGCTGGAACACAAGTTGGCGCCAAAAGCACAGATTGCTACATATCTAAGGAACATTCAGCAACTAGTAAATTTAATAGTAGCTGTGCAAGCACGACCAAG GATGCATCAAGGCCTTCTTCCTCTTCATACCTTATGCAGCAATCCTATGATGTCACCacagattttgatttttctgacAAAGTTCATCGCTATCCGACGAGTAAATATAGTCAGCATCCAACTAAACTATCTTACTCAACATCGTTCTCTGTCTCAAGAACGACTAGTGAAAGCACTGATTCTGAAAGCAAGGACGATGAAATAGCTCCAAGGTTTCCTGAACCGAAACTTTCAAATGGCTCATTTGATTCAGACAACACGCGGTTGGATGGTAAAGAAAATGTCATCATGAGATACAAggagaagaagattttgag GCATGAAAAACAAGGTCACTACAAATCCCAAAAAACTAAAGCTGATGGCAAGATTTCTGGGAAAAAAGTCGATACCTGA